The following coding sequences are from one Methanonatronarchaeum thermophilum window:
- a CDS encoding PAS domain-containing sensor histidine kinase, translated as MHFKKEYIDQGDLNRLSSMVVDSVNDHIAVVDREGYIVGVNQSWIDFGRENGLKHPKCAVGNNYIEIAEDVNENHIEGRLVSEEIKRVLNGDKTTDKIEYPCHSPETKRWFICEVTGIELNQRYAVVKHIDITKRKKAEEWAEFIRSTMNHDLKNKIQLMEGYIELLNEKIDSDQKNMKNYINKAINSIDDTKRLIQKIQSIEKIKKEQTVPTELQNVITNSINDYKQEIQENDIKIKTDVNNCTVMAGSMLQEVFKNLIMNSIQHADCSKIEITSTTNKDICSITYQDDGKGIPENNRQHVFEKGFSSKGGTGLGLHLVEKIINHYNGDIELKDSEKGVKFLITLKKT; from the coding sequence ATGCATTTCAAAAAAGAATACATAGACCAGGGAGATTTAAACCGGCTATCCAGCATGGTCGTAGACAGTGTAAATGACCATATAGCAGTTGTAGATCGAGAAGGCTATATAGTAGGGGTAAACCAGTCTTGGATTGATTTTGGCCGTGAAAACGGTCTCAAACACCCTAAATGTGCTGTTGGTAATAACTATATAGAGATAGCTGAAGACGTTAATGAAAACCATATAGAAGGTAGGTTGGTTAGCGAAGAGATAAAGCGTGTTCTAAATGGAGATAAAACAACTGATAAAATTGAGTATCCCTGCCATAGCCCTGAAACCAAAAGATGGTTCATATGTGAAGTAACAGGTATCGAATTAAATCAACGGTATGCAGTTGTCAAGCATATCGATATAACTAAACGTAAAAAAGCAGAAGAATGGGCCGAGTTCATAAGGTCTACAATGAACCACGACCTTAAAAACAAAATCCAGTTGATGGAGGGATACATAGAACTATTAAATGAAAAAATCGATAGCGACCAGAAAAACATGAAAAACTACATCAATAAAGCTATCAACTCGATAGATGATACAAAAAGACTGATACAGAAAATACAGAGCATCGAGAAGATTAAAAAAGAACAAACCGTTCCAACAGAACTCCAAAATGTAATAACAAACTCAATAAACGATTATAAACAAGAGATTCAAGAAAACGACATAAAAATAAAAACAGATGTAAATAATTGTACAGTCATGGCCGGCTCAATGCTTCAAGAAGTCTTTAAAAACTTGATAATGAACTCTATACAACACGCAGACTGCAGTAAAATAGAGATAACCTCAACCACCAACAAAGATATATGCAGTATAACCTACCAAGACGACGGAAAAGGAATCCCAGAAAACAACAGACAACATGTATTTGAAAAAGGATTCAGCAGTAAAGGCGGAACCGGTCTAGGCCTACACCTTGTTGAAAAAATAATAAACCACTATAACGGAGATATTGAATTAAAAGACAGTGAAAAAGGAGTTAAGTTCCTAATAACTCTTAAAAAAACATGA